The genome window CCTTCTACCGCTTGGTTTCTTCCTCTTAGTCTGGCCCAATTCTGAGTCAGGGTTGAGGAAAGCCGGTAATTTGGGGGTAGCTGTCAATTCCAGCCTGATCCTGTGTTTGCTCGTAGGCCATATACTGCCTTGTGACCTTGGTTTTCTTCTATTCATCCGCCTCATTTGGGGCCTGGGTAAGTATCCTTGTTGGGGGATATTCAGTCACACTGTGAAACCCAAGTGTGCATCTGCGTTAAttcaataaaattaaccttgggtcaggaggctgagttagcaactagttgacaggaagtaatcatagagcatcagagggcatctgggagagagagaggcaccagaaggagggagggagggatttgtAGTGGTGTGGCTCTTTTTGTTTGGCAGAGCTGAAGGAGGCTCCCTGGGAGATGTCAGCAAGGAGAGGTTAGTtggttgctactcagcctctgagctagcaggttttcaccccagcctttgactcttgagttttatttataattagaatagagatttagttaaagctacctttagtggcagaggcagaggcagagctggctggcgcctgtgggaacagaattcccgCCAGGCTGTGACCCGAGTGGCCAGGCTGCtgctagagaagcaggccagtCACTGCCGAGTTGCAgttgctggctgaaatagcagatTTAAGGCGCAGCCACTGTGCTGGAGTTAAAACAACATATCCCCATCCGGGAAAGTGAGTGTACAGGGTCAGTGCCGAGCAGCTTTTGATACTCTTTTTCTTGTTCTGCAGTTGGCCCTAGGCTTTAGTTTGGCAGTATATGGGGCCAGTTACCACTCTATGAGCTCGATGGCTCGGGCAGCCTTCTCCGAGGATGGGTCCTTGATGGATGGTGGCATGGACCTCAACATGGAGCAGGGCATGGCAGAGTGAGTGTCCCCCATCGCCAGCCCAGGTGAGCGGCCCCAGGGCTGGGGCGCTGGGGCCCACACAGCCCAAGACTCCCAACTACTTTCAACTTGAACAGTATGGAAGGGGGCAGGCCTCGGGCCGGTCTGCTACCCTTGGCAGCCTTCCTTTTGTCCACAGGCACCTTAAAGACGTGATCCTCCTGACAGCCATCGTGCAGGtgctcagttgcttctccctCTACATCTGGTCCTTCTGgcttctggtacgtggactggaGGGCTGGGCCTCCTGAGAAAATCCTTaacacacccccaccccgctaGGCCTTGCAACTGGCTTCAAGTTACCCTTTCTGTCCTAGGCTCCAGGCCGGGCCCTTTACCTCTTGTGGGTAAATGTGCTGGGCCCCTGGTTCACAGCAGACAGTGGAGCGCCAGCACCAGAACACAATGAAAAACGCCAACGCCGACAGGAGCGGCGGCAGATGAAGCGGTTATAGCCATCACTGTGGCCACAGACTGCTGGGCGCTGGTTGGTTCTGTTAGGCTGCATGGCCCCATGCCTGGAGCAGTGAGGGCCTAGTTTAAGGGCCAAAAGCAGCCTGAAATATAGGATAACTAAATAAATTGTTTAGAATGTGGCTAATGGCTATGTGGATGATAACGTATAGTAAGTAGGAGTCCTATGATACTTCTTTCTTGGCTTAGCTGGGCAGAGaccttaaaagaggaaaaaaggctCTTGGATTAGCTAggtaaacttttattttgttccaAAGAGGGAACTCACATATGCAAAATACATgaaatacatgtgcatgtacacacacacgtacacacacacacacacacacacacacacacacacacacatctaataCTGCTCACAATACTGGTTCCTGGGTTCAGGCTTGTGAACCAGATTTCTGCTCCAGGCCCTCTTTATGCTCAGTCTCTTGTACTGTAGCTGTATCCAGATAGATTTCCTGGTGGCAGCACCCTCACACCTCCAGGCCAGGAGCTTTGCTTAGTCCCAGTGCCTGCACCAGGTCATCTCCAAGCCCACTCTTCAGTGTCCGTCTCACTGCAGTGACAGAGCAGGGTTACAGGTTGGGGGTCAGGGGAGTAAGGGAGGAAATCTGGGCTTACAAGGGAATACTCACAGGACTTGCGGTTGCCGCGAGAGCGCTTCCTTTCCCGAGCAGCTAAGGCTCTAGGGCTGCTCTTGGTAACTGACTGCACAAGCAGATCCATTATCTCATCTGATGGATCACTGGGTAAACTGGAACCTGAAGTCTCCTCAGGGGATGCAGTGGAGGGCCCCACCGCTGTGTTTGTGACAGGAGAACTACTCTGGACCATGCCTAAGGGAGacgagagagggaagagagagggaaataaGGCTAAGGTAGATGAGAACACATTCCCCTAGCAGCAGCTACAAGTCCTACCTCTGCTACGGCggctgtgtgtggtgtcttctggTCTGCTGGTAAGCAGAGTCTTCATACTGGCGTGACTGTCGGCATCACCCCGCCCTGGGCCACTGCCCACAGCCACTGGGACAGACAGGTTACTGGGGGCCTCCCCAGCCACACCTGAGAACTTCTCCGTCTAAACAGGGAAAGAAGAGTGGTTAGGAGCAAGGATAAGGAGCCATGGGGAGGCAGGCACGACCCCGCAGGGCATTTACCTCAGTGATCATGCGACCCCGGGTCTTGTTGCGTTCCCGGTAGGTAGCtcgcttctgctgctgctgcagtacTCGTTCACGACAAGTCCGGTACTCTAGTGCAAACTCTTTCAGTGTGTGACAGAACTGCATGATGCGGACTTCCCGGGCTGCCTGCGCAGTGTAGCCCAGGTAGAGCAGGAAGGCGTGGAACCTAGGCAGGTTGGAGTGGGCCATTTGGACAGTGAGGCCTACCCGGTGTTAAAAGGATGGTAGTGGCAGTCCTCTCTAGCTCATGGCCCTGCCTTACCTGTTGCAGACTCGACGGTGCACTACCCTTAGCATGGCTACCCGGCGGGTACACTGGGCCAGGAAGTGGGTGAGGCGCGCACGCAGAGCTGGGGCTAACTCATGCTTTGCTAAGCTCCGAAGGCTGTCCTCGGCTGCACGGCTCCGGCACTCCAGCTGGCCCAGGTTCTCGGTCAGCTGCTCAAAGTCCACCTAAAAAGCAAGAGAGTACACAGCAGCGGTCCTCTATGTAAGTCACTGCCCGAGGCCTGAAGCTACATTCAGGTTagcactgccatgcctgcctgtgagCGTTTGAAGAGGCCAGTTCTCAGCTGTGCCCCTGGGTCCAGGCTAGACAGTTTGGGCTACAGTGTTTGTTCAGGGTCCACCTGGGCAACTTAGATCCTGTTTCAGAAAGTAAGAAGTGGAcaggggatatagctcagtgatagaatgtttgctttcattaataaaaacaaaaaaacagcttaATACAAGAGACAGACCAGTCCAGTTGCTCCAAGCAAGAACAGAAAAGGCTTCTTGGAGAAGTGGCAACTAAACAGACCCAAAATTGAACGGGTGTGGTCCAGCCACTGGCAGAGGATACAGCTCACATGCCTGCAGCCTCAGCAAGCCTTGACACAGCAGCCCAGATAGAAGGATTCACCCCAAGAAGCAGTGCCCCACTGTACTTCAGCCATTCTTAGTGGGATCTCTGCCTGGCACTAACCTTGGCACAGCGGGTGAGGGCGGGAATTTctgagtagaggtcagaggactcaGGCCGGCTCTGGAGCACCAGGGAACAGAGATGATACAGCAGGGACTGGCGTCGCACGGTGTCCTTCACTTCCGACACCTTCTCCAGGTAGCTCAGCTCAAAGCCACTGCTCTGAAAGGGCCCTGTCTCAGTCTGGTCCTAGCTGGTTCCAGAGCCCGGACCTCCAGTCCCCAAGTGCTTTCACTTACCTGGGAGCCATTGAGGAAGTTGCCGACAGCCAAAAGAGTAGCCAGAATGCAACGGAAAGTGGCATTGTGCACCAGCTGTTCCATGCCCACTTTCAGATCAAACAGTGGCTCTGCAATTTCCTGGTGTGAGGGACAAGGAGCCTTGAGGCCAAATGGCCATTACTCACCCGTTCCTTCCACCTGTCCCACTCCATGACCCCGGTACCCGCTCCATGCCGTCATAGTCCAGCTTGAAAGCCCAGAGTTGTAGACGCGCGGCCAGGCCTCCAATGGAAGCAAGAGTCATCAGGAAGTTCTCAGCTGGGCCCAGGGGTACGTCAGGGTTGGCCAGCTGGGCCTCCTCAATCTTCTGCCGCTCTTCCTCGGTGGGCATCATATTCAGCAGCTTCTGAAGGTGCAGCCACCACCACACAGAGGcattgtctccctccctccctaggcCTTCTAGGGGAGCCCCAGGTTTAGGGGAATGCTCTACAGAAGTGGCACACCTGTGCCCACCACCAGAGAGACTAGAAATTCCTGCTGACCAAAGGAAAGAGCCGGCATTTACTTCCCTCCTCTTACCCGTAGGGTAGTCTTACCTCAATGCCATCCTTGCTGACAGCAAATTCATCGAAGTTGAGCAGGGCAGCCTTGATGACATGCACAGGTGGCAAAGTGGTTAGACCAATGTTGATGGCGTTGCTGCGCTTGGGGTCCAGCACTGTGGTCATGGTGCGGCGGCCCTCACCAGCTTTCTGCAAGGTTGGGAGAATGGCAGCGTAAGACGGGGAAAACCAGCTGAGGCAGTTCCTTCAGAGGACACtcgaagcctttaatcccagcccttggaaagcagaggcaggcaaatctgtgagttcaaggctagcctggtctacaaagaagcaccctccaggacagccagggctgttacacagagaaaccctttcttggggggtaaaaagaaaaagaagagggcaTTCTAAAGTCCTCCTCTGAATGGCCCAATGAATCTACAACTGGAGAAAAGAGATTTAAGGCTTGGGAATAAAGGAATaaactgtaaacacacacacacacacacatacacacacatacacacacacacacacacacacacacacacacacacggatggtCACTACTCACCTGTTCCTACCACCTATCCCACTCCATGACCCAGGTACCCACTCCATGctgtcattcatatatatatatgtgtgtgtgtgtgtgtgtgtgtgtgtgtgtgtatatgtgtatatatatatatatatatatatatattatatatatatatattat of Peromyscus leucopus breed LL Stock chromosome 5, UCI_PerLeu_2.1, whole genome shotgun sequence contains these proteins:
- the Tmem208 gene encoding transmembrane protein 208, which translates into the protein MAPKGKVGTRGKKQIFEENKETLKFYLRIILGANAIYCLVTLVFFYSSASFGAWLALGFSLAVYGASYHSMSSMARAAFSEDGSLMDGGMDLNMEQGMAEHLKDVILLTAIVQVLSCFSLYIWSFWLLAPGRALYLLWVNVLGPWFTADSGAPAPEHNEKRQRRQERRQMKRL